In Jatrophihabitans endophyticus, one DNA window encodes the following:
- a CDS encoding LLM class flavin-dependent oxidoreductase, with the protein MAVIAHWFLPTNGDSRSDLSLGNAVGAEGTRVEQGSSERAPSLAYLQQVARAAEANGFVGALTPTSSWCEDAWVVTSALAQATDTFRFLVAFRPGLVSPTLTAQMAATYQRLTGGRLLLNVVTGGDDVEQQRFGDHLTKAERYARADEELHVFHELWTGEPVTFRGRHVDVRDARIVPHAVRPDIYLGGSSPEAIDVAARHADVYLTWGEPPAQVAEKIAAVRRRAAGRRIRLGIRLHVITRDTAAEAWGEAQRLVDGLTPEQIERAQRVQRASQSVGQARMVALHHGRTDGLEVYPNLWAGVGLVRGGAGTALVGSHEEVADRIAEYHALGLEEFVLSGYPHLEEAYRVGEGLLPVLRRRGLLATDPNPVAPVTVDA; encoded by the coding sequence GTGGCGGTCATCGCGCACTGGTTCCTGCCGACGAACGGCGACTCCCGGTCCGACCTCAGCCTGGGCAACGCGGTGGGGGCGGAGGGCACACGCGTCGAGCAGGGCAGCAGCGAACGCGCGCCCAGCCTGGCCTACCTGCAGCAGGTGGCCCGCGCGGCAGAGGCCAACGGCTTCGTGGGCGCCCTGACACCGACGTCGAGCTGGTGCGAGGACGCCTGGGTGGTGACCTCGGCGCTCGCGCAGGCCACCGACACGTTCCGCTTCCTCGTCGCGTTCCGTCCCGGCCTGGTCTCACCGACCCTGACGGCGCAGATGGCGGCCACCTATCAGCGCCTGACCGGCGGTCGGCTGCTGCTCAACGTCGTGACCGGCGGCGACGACGTCGAGCAGCAACGCTTCGGCGATCACCTGACCAAGGCCGAGCGCTACGCCCGCGCCGACGAGGAGCTGCACGTCTTCCACGAACTGTGGACGGGCGAGCCGGTCACCTTCCGGGGCCGCCACGTCGACGTCCGGGACGCGCGGATCGTGCCGCACGCCGTCCGTCCCGACATCTACCTCGGCGGTTCGTCGCCGGAGGCGATCGACGTCGCCGCGCGTCACGCCGACGTCTACCTGACCTGGGGCGAACCGCCCGCGCAGGTGGCGGAGAAGATCGCCGCGGTGCGGCGCCGCGCGGCCGGGCGCCGCATCCGCTTGGGCATCCGGTTGCACGTGATCACCCGCGACACCGCGGCCGAGGCGTGGGGCGAGGCGCAGCGTCTGGTCGACGGGCTCACCCCCGAGCAGATCGAGCGGGCCCAGCGGGTGCAGCGGGCCTCGCAGTCCGTCGGGCAGGCCCGCATGGTCGCGCTGCATCACGGCCGCACGGACGGGCTCGAGGTCTATCCGAATCTCTGGGCCGGCGTGGGTCTCGTCCGTGGGGGCGCCGGTACCGCGCTGGTCGGCAGCCACGAGGAGGTCGCCGACCGCATCGCGGAGTACCACGCACTGGGGCTCGAGGAGTTCGTCCTCTCGGGCTATCCGCACCTGGAGGAGGCGTACCGCGTCGGCGAGGGGCTGCTGCCGGTGCTGCGCCGCCGCGGTCTGCTGGCGACGGACCCGAACCCGGTCGCGCCGGTCACGGTGGACGCATGA
- a CDS encoding dipeptide ABC transporter ATP-binding protein, whose amino-acid sequence MTPKGARNREGAVLGERVLEVEGLDVSFADGRGGRHHVVKDVGFELLAGQCVALVGESGSGKSVTARTVLGLAGDTADVSATTLALHGETLLGRSDSWWRRVRGRRIGYILQDALVSLDPLRPVGKEVAEALRLHRQGNRSTRGRRVLELLGRVGVPEPAMRARQRPGELSGGLRQRALIASAIALDPEIVIADEPTTALDVTVQAQVLDVLKRMLADGTSVVLISHDLAVVAKLADHILVMQGGRIVESGPATTVLRDPQHAYTQQLIDAVPSEHTKGTRLSGTAQVSARELFPASRDAGSDDGAVLLEGRDVVKSFVGPDKVRRTVVNGVSFRLDRGETLGMVGESGSGKSTLARIALSLETPDSGDVSFLGRPWSAATPAQRRAARRRISVVYQDPLSSFDPRWRVSRILTDAIELGDPVHAGRARGRAVDLLRAVGLGEEHLDAWPLRLSGGQRQRVAIARAIATNPEVIVLDEAVSALDVSVQAQILDLLADLQRQLDVSYLFISHDLGVIHHMSDRVLVMENGFAVEQGTADQIFTDPQQPYTRTLLESLPRLEYAALREAVSSHR is encoded by the coding sequence GTGACCCCGAAGGGCGCCCGCAACCGTGAGGGCGCCGTCCTCGGCGAGCGCGTGCTCGAGGTCGAGGGCCTCGACGTGTCGTTCGCGGACGGCCGCGGCGGCCGTCACCACGTCGTGAAGGACGTCGGCTTCGAGCTGCTCGCCGGTCAGTGCGTCGCGCTCGTCGGCGAGTCCGGCTCGGGCAAGAGCGTCACCGCGCGCACCGTCCTCGGCCTGGCGGGGGACACCGCCGACGTCTCGGCCACGACCCTCGCACTGCACGGCGAGACGCTGCTCGGACGCTCGGACTCCTGGTGGCGTCGGGTGCGCGGCCGGCGCATCGGCTACATCCTGCAGGACGCGCTCGTGTCGCTGGACCCGCTGCGCCCGGTGGGCAAGGAGGTCGCCGAGGCGCTGCGGCTGCACCGGCAGGGCAACCGGTCGACCCGCGGCCGGCGGGTGCTGGAGCTCCTCGGCCGCGTCGGGGTGCCCGAGCCCGCGATGCGGGCCCGGCAGCGTCCGGGCGAGCTGTCCGGTGGCCTGCGGCAGCGCGCGCTGATCGCGTCGGCCATCGCGCTCGACCCCGAGATCGTGATCGCCGACGAGCCCACCACCGCCCTCGACGTGACGGTGCAGGCGCAGGTGCTCGACGTCCTCAAGCGGATGCTCGCCGACGGCACCAGTGTCGTGCTCATCAGCCACGACCTGGCGGTCGTGGCCAAGCTCGCCGATCACATCCTGGTCATGCAGGGCGGCCGGATCGTCGAGTCCGGGCCCGCCACGACGGTGTTGCGCGACCCGCAGCACGCGTACACGCAGCAGCTGATCGACGCCGTACCGAGCGAGCACACGAAGGGCACCCGGTTGTCCGGCACCGCGCAGGTGTCGGCCCGCGAACTGTTCCCCGCGAGCCGCGACGCGGGGTCGGACGACGGCGCGGTGCTGCTCGAGGGGCGCGACGTCGTGAAGAGCTTCGTGGGCCCGGACAAGGTGCGGCGGACGGTGGTCAACGGGGTGTCGTTCCGTCTCGACCGCGGCGAGACCCTCGGCATGGTCGGGGAGTCCGGGTCGGGAAAGAGCACGCTCGCGCGCATCGCGTTGTCGCTGGAGACGCCCGACAGCGGCGACGTCAGCTTCCTCGGCCGACCGTGGAGCGCGGCCACGCCCGCGCAGCGCCGGGCGGCGCGACGGCGGATCTCGGTGGTGTACCAGGACCCGCTCAGCTCGTTCGACCCGCGCTGGCGCGTCTCGCGCATCCTCACCGACGCGATCGAGCTCGGCGATCCGGTGCACGCCGGCCGGGCGCGTGGGCGCGCCGTCGACCTGCTGCGGGCCGTCGGGCTGGGGGAGGAGCACCTCGACGCGTGGCCGCTGCGGCTGTCGGGCGGGCAGCGGCAACGGGTCGCCATCGCGCGCGCCATCGCGACGAACCCCGAGGTGATCGTCCTCGACGAGGCGGTGTCGGCGCTGGACGTGTCGGTGCAGGCGCAGATCCTCGACCTCCTCGCCGACCTGCAGCGCCAGCTCGACGTCAGCTACCTGTTCATCTCGCACGACCTGGGAGTCATCCACCACATGAGCGACCGCGTCCTCGTCATGGAGAACGGCTTCGCCGTCGAGCAGGGCACCGCGGACCAGATCTTCACGGACCCGCAGCAGCCCTACACCCGCACGTTGCTGGAGTCGCTGCCGCGGCTCGAGTACGCCGCGCTGCGCGAGGCGGTGTCGTCGCACCGATGA
- a CDS encoding ABC transporter substrate-binding protein → MRRKLAALVATLAFAGLALTGCDGGSSGTASGSGKRLLNQTITYAHEQEPPCLWGGWVQQAYLSRQVFDSLVSYDDGTIVPWLATSWSTSRDGKTVTFQLRKDVRFTDGTRFDAKAVVANYANWAKGISWHSFTYLTGATATGAYTVALHLSQRNPEIFQELSNGHYGLQSPTALATRSTAQNCHQPVGSGPWIVKEWKVGNEIVFARNDKYDSAPANAHHNGPAYEKELRWKFVPDATTRWTALTTGQADVVYDVPAVQWQTAKKSYQVLNFVAGGRPQGFSFNVQRGPFTDKRVRQAFLYASDRQKTVEAVFKGSVPFEGNGALASSTVGYHDVDSAYPFDVAKANQLLDQAGWTTRNGDGVRTKNGQALTIRLPYGNGSIVTAEGSAVLQAIQDQVKAVGFDLQLIPLTQTQLFSGAKSAPTDKELSFGYWVWGAPNILDINFAAKQGGVANGNNTSFFDDPAIEARIKAAQIETDPAKRKQEYAQLQQWFTDQAIAVGVYDQTYNVAISPKLKGVWQDQNSNGLLNFNDAYFVS, encoded by the coding sequence GTGAGAAGGAAGCTGGCAGCACTGGTGGCGACGCTCGCGTTCGCGGGGCTGGCCCTCACCGGCTGCGACGGGGGATCGTCCGGCACCGCGTCCGGCAGCGGGAAACGCCTGCTGAACCAGACCATCACGTACGCGCACGAGCAGGAGCCGCCGTGCCTCTGGGGCGGTTGGGTGCAGCAGGCGTACCTGTCGCGGCAGGTCTTCGACTCGCTCGTCAGCTACGACGACGGCACGATCGTCCCGTGGCTCGCCACCTCGTGGAGCACGTCGCGTGACGGGAAGACGGTCACCTTCCAGCTCCGCAAGGACGTCCGCTTCACCGACGGCACGCGCTTCGACGCCAAGGCCGTCGTGGCGAACTACGCGAACTGGGCCAAGGGCATCAGCTGGCACAGCTTCACCTACCTGACCGGCGCCACCGCGACGGGTGCCTACACCGTGGCGCTGCACCTGTCGCAGCGCAATCCGGAGATCTTCCAAGAACTGTCCAACGGCCACTACGGCCTGCAGTCGCCGACCGCGCTCGCGACGCGCTCCACGGCGCAGAACTGCCACCAGCCCGTCGGGTCCGGGCCGTGGATCGTCAAGGAGTGGAAGGTCGGCAACGAGATCGTCTTCGCCCGCAACGACAAGTACGACTCCGCTCCGGCGAACGCCCATCACAACGGCCCGGCGTACGAGAAGGAGCTGCGCTGGAAGTTCGTCCCCGACGCGACGACTCGATGGACCGCGCTGACGACCGGGCAGGCCGACGTCGTCTACGACGTGCCGGCGGTGCAGTGGCAGACCGCGAAGAAGAGCTACCAGGTGCTCAACTTCGTGGCCGGCGGCCGCCCGCAGGGCTTCTCGTTCAACGTGCAGCGCGGGCCGTTCACCGACAAGCGGGTGCGGCAGGCGTTCCTCTACGCGTCCGACCGGCAGAAGACCGTCGAGGCGGTGTTCAAGGGGTCGGTGCCGTTCGAGGGCAACGGCGCGCTCGCGAGCTCGACGGTGGGCTACCACGACGTCGACAGCGCCTACCCCTTCGACGTCGCCAAGGCCAACCAGCTGCTCGACCAGGCGGGGTGGACGACGCGCAACGGTGACGGCGTCCGGACGAAGAACGGGCAGGCGCTGACCATCCGACTGCCGTACGGCAACGGGTCGATCGTGACGGCCGAGGGCTCGGCGGTGCTGCAGGCCATCCAGGACCAGGTCAAGGCCGTGGGCTTCGACCTGCAGCTCATCCCGCTCACGCAGACGCAGCTCTTCTCGGGCGCGAAGTCCGCGCCGACGGACAAGGAGCTGAGCTTCGGCTACTGGGTCTGGGGCGCACCCAACATCCTCGACATCAACTTCGCGGCCAAGCAGGGCGGGGTGGCGAACGGCAACAACACGTCGTTCTTCGACGACCCGGCCATCGAGGCGCGCATCAAGGCGGCGCAGATCGAGACGGACCCGGCGAAGCGCAAGCAGGAGTACGCGCAGCTGCAGCAGTGGTTCACCGACCAGGCGATCGCGGTCGGCGTGTACGACCAGACCTACAACGTCGCGATCTCGCCGAAGCTCAAGGGTGTCTGGCAGGACCAGAACAGCAACGGGCTGCTCAACTTCAACGACGCCTACTTCGTGTCCTGA
- a CDS encoding acyl-CoA dehydrogenase family protein produces the protein MSEPSALTEVQAAVRAFAQRARTDAVAREREHGAGDPVVAEVFAELVADLLATGIGRVRVPRRFGGAEGHVADLGALLVEVATADSNLAQIVRGHLGFVEFLLQRGDDPVTAELLTAAGRGEFFGPAASSPGAAAAQRAGDGPPALTDGVWLHDEGAGLRLSGVKYYTTGSLFADWINVLVPDGDGFVEVVVRRHDPGVTVVDDWSGFGQRLTASGTARFDAVPVRADLVLPHTDPALPEFLGAFYQFVHSATQAGITRRAADDLAALVKGRRRSYPLAAAPEPRHDPQVLAVVGEVASRALTTRATVLALGAALDAYLAAVGESRDAALERAVVESAATQVVNSRLAGEAGWLLFDAGSAGALDTALALDRHWRNARTVSSHNPSIYKARLVGEYLVNGTLSSTRPAPPARVG, from the coding sequence ATGAGCGAACCGTCCGCCCTGACCGAGGTGCAGGCCGCCGTCCGGGCCTTCGCGCAGCGTGCCCGCACCGACGCCGTCGCCCGCGAGCGCGAACACGGCGCCGGCGATCCCGTCGTCGCCGAGGTCTTCGCCGAGCTGGTGGCCGACCTGCTCGCCACCGGCATCGGTCGGGTGCGCGTGCCGCGCCGCTTCGGCGGCGCGGAGGGGCACGTCGCCGATCTCGGCGCCCTGCTGGTGGAGGTCGCGACCGCCGACTCCAACCTGGCCCAGATCGTGCGCGGGCACCTGGGGTTCGTGGAGTTCCTGCTGCAGCGCGGCGACGACCCGGTGACCGCCGAGCTGCTCACCGCGGCGGGCCGCGGCGAGTTCTTCGGGCCCGCCGCGTCGTCGCCGGGAGCGGCGGCGGCGCAACGCGCCGGTGACGGTCCACCGGCACTGACCGACGGGGTGTGGCTGCACGACGAGGGCGCCGGGCTCCGGCTCTCGGGCGTCAAGTACTACACGACCGGCAGCCTGTTCGCGGACTGGATCAACGTGCTGGTGCCCGACGGCGACGGCTTCGTCGAGGTGGTCGTGCGGCGTCACGACCCGGGCGTCACCGTCGTCGACGACTGGTCCGGCTTCGGGCAGCGACTCACCGCCAGCGGCACCGCGAGGTTCGACGCGGTGCCGGTGCGTGCCGACCTGGTGCTGCCGCACACCGACCCGGCGCTGCCGGAGTTCCTCGGCGCGTTCTACCAGTTCGTGCACTCCGCGACCCAGGCCGGCATCACCCGGCGCGCCGCCGACGACCTGGCCGCCCTGGTGAAGGGACGTCGACGCAGCTACCCCCTCGCCGCCGCGCCGGAGCCGAGACACGACCCGCAGGTGCTGGCCGTCGTCGGCGAGGTCGCGAGCCGCGCGCTCACCACGCGCGCCACGGTGCTCGCGCTCGGCGCCGCTCTCGACGCCTACCTCGCGGCCGTCGGCGAGTCGCGCGATGCCGCGCTGGAGCGGGCCGTCGTCGAGTCGGCCGCCACCCAGGTCGTGAACTCCAGACTGGCGGGGGAGGCCGGCTGGCTGCTCTTCGACGCGGGCAGCGCCGGCGCGCTCGACACCGCCCTGGCCCTGGACCGGCACTGGCGCAACGCCCGCACGGTCTCGTCGCACAACCCGTCGATCTACAAGGCACGCCTCGTCGGCGAGTACCTCGTCAACGGCACGCTGTCCTCGACGCGTCCCGCGCCGCCGGCGCGGGTCGGCTGA
- a CDS encoding acyl-CoA dehydrogenase family protein: MTTREAAPVTVGPPPVLRDAAAAVAAAEAYAAGIADGVVTRDRAGAARVPVAELAAYDASGLLAITLPVADGGAGLGPAVLSQVCRTVAAVDPAIAQAPQGHYLFLDVLIAYAAEGARRRLAAEVLAGRRIANALAERGGGDAQALRTRLTAGRLSGRKYYATGALTAHWIAVSALDENDRLVVAFVEREAAGVTLDTDWDTLGQRATVSGSVLLADVAVDPELVLPYWRCFEGPQQLGARAQLYHASIEAGIAAGVLRDARWFVTEKARPFFEAAQRGWATRAADDPHVVHRFGVMATRVAAAESLVARAAATLEGIGLTPTSADDAARGSVAVAQAKAFASEVAVEVSSELFSLSGASATDEKYDLGRHWRNARTHSAHDPVDWKYHHVGAYLLDGVLPPNHGQL; encoded by the coding sequence ATGACGACGCGCGAAGCGGCGCCGGTGACCGTGGGTCCGCCGCCCGTGCTGCGCGACGCCGCCGCCGCCGTGGCGGCCGCCGAGGCCTACGCGGCGGGCATCGCCGACGGTGTGGTGACCCGCGATCGTGCCGGCGCCGCGCGCGTACCCGTCGCCGAGCTCGCGGCCTACGACGCGTCCGGGCTGCTCGCGATCACGCTGCCGGTCGCCGACGGTGGCGCGGGGCTCGGGCCTGCCGTGCTCTCGCAGGTGTGCCGCACGGTCGCCGCGGTCGATCCGGCGATCGCGCAGGCGCCGCAGGGTCACTACCTGTTCCTCGACGTGCTCATCGCGTACGCGGCCGAGGGTGCGCGGCGCCGGCTGGCGGCCGAGGTGCTGGCCGGGCGGCGGATCGCGAACGCGCTCGCCGAACGCGGCGGCGGCGACGCCCAGGCGCTGCGGACGCGGCTCACCGCGGGCAGGCTGTCCGGCCGCAAGTACTACGCGACCGGTGCGCTCACCGCGCACTGGATCGCGGTCTCGGCCCTGGACGAGAACGACCGGCTGGTCGTCGCGTTCGTGGAACGCGAGGCGGCGGGCGTCACGCTCGACACCGACTGGGACACCCTGGGGCAGCGGGCGACCGTGTCGGGCAGCGTCCTGCTCGCGGACGTCGCCGTCGACCCGGAGCTCGTGCTGCCGTACTGGCGCTGCTTCGAGGGGCCGCAGCAGCTCGGTGCCCGCGCCCAGCTCTACCACGCCTCGATCGAGGCCGGCATCGCCGCCGGCGTGCTGCGCGACGCCCGGTGGTTCGTCACCGAGAAGGCGCGGCCGTTCTTCGAGGCGGCGCAGCGGGGCTGGGCGACCCGGGCCGCCGACGACCCACACGTCGTCCACCGCTTCGGCGTCATGGCCACGAGGGTGGCCGCGGCCGAGTCGCTCGTGGCCCGCGCGGCCGCCACGCTGGAGGGGATCGGGTTGACGCCGACGTCCGCCGACGACGCGGCCCGCGGCTCGGTCGCGGTGGCGCAGGCCAAGGCGTTCGCGTCCGAGGTCGCCGTCGAGGTGTCGTCCGAGCTGTTCTCGCTGTCGGGTGCCTCGGCCACCGACGAGAAGTACGACCTCGGCCGGCACTGGCGCAACGCGCGCACGCACTCGGCGCACGACCCCGTCGACTGGAAGTACCACCACGTGGGCGCCTACCTGCTCGACGGGGTGCTGCCGCCCAACCACGGACAGCTGTGA
- a CDS encoding ABC transporter permease yields MSVIDKPTLTEALPAGDAPVGRSGRLGVRLVASKLASAVFVLWGTVTVTFVVLAVLPGDRATILLNVRSGQQIPRSAAELAPINHEFGFDRSVVVQYVRYLGDLLHGDLGISYQSDRPVSTIIGEQIAPTFTLALAALVLAWLLTVGWTLLTAGRSVRLRSLGSAVETISAGLPQYWVGILLLIVFAAQLGWFPVIGGTSLTGTVLPVATLAIPLAGFLGQATRSEFDRAIREPFAVSARARGMSDLAVRARHVLRHALIPGITLSGWAMGSLLSGAVLVETVYARPGLGAVLVTAVSQKDFAVVSGIVILISLLYVVINLLVDVVYALVDPRLRGAL; encoded by the coding sequence ATGTCCGTCATCGACAAGCCGACGCTGACGGAGGCGTTGCCCGCGGGGGACGCCCCCGTCGGGCGCTCCGGCCGACTCGGTGTGCGTCTCGTGGCGTCCAAGCTGGCGTCGGCGGTCTTCGTGCTGTGGGGCACGGTCACGGTGACCTTCGTCGTGCTCGCCGTCCTGCCCGGCGACCGCGCGACGATCCTGCTCAACGTGCGGTCCGGGCAACAGATCCCGCGCTCCGCCGCCGAGCTCGCGCCGATCAACCACGAGTTCGGGTTCGACCGGTCGGTCGTCGTGCAGTACGTCCGCTACCTCGGCGACCTGCTGCACGGCGACCTCGGGATCTCCTACCAGTCCGACCGGCCGGTCTCGACGATCATCGGCGAGCAGATCGCGCCGACGTTCACGCTCGCGCTGGCCGCGCTCGTACTGGCGTGGCTGCTCACCGTCGGGTGGACGCTGCTGACCGCCGGGCGCAGCGTGCGGCTGCGCTCGCTCGGCTCGGCGGTGGAGACGATCTCGGCCGGGCTGCCGCAGTACTGGGTCGGCATCCTGCTGCTCATCGTCTTCGCGGCGCAGCTGGGCTGGTTCCCGGTCATCGGCGGCACGTCGCTCACCGGGACGGTGCTGCCCGTCGCCACCCTGGCGATCCCGCTCGCCGGCTTCCTCGGGCAGGCGACGCGTTCGGAGTTCGACCGGGCGATCCGCGAGCCGTTCGCCGTCTCGGCCCGGGCCCGGGGGATGAGCGACCTCGCGGTGCGGGCGCGGCACGTGTTGCGTCACGCCCTGATCCCCGGCATCACGCTGTCGGGGTGGGCCATGGGTTCGCTGCTCTCGGGTGCGGTGCTGGTCGAGACGGTGTACGCCCGCCCCGGTCTCGGGGCCGTCCTGGTCACGGCGGTCAGCCAGAAGGACTTCGCCGTGGTGTCGGGGATCGTGATCCTGATCAGCCTGCTCTACGTGGTGATCAACCTGCTCGTGGACGTCGTCTACGCGCTCGTCGACCCTCGGCTGCGGGGCGCGCTGTGA
- a CDS encoding ABC transporter permease: MSVPTTELLARPVRRRGRPARVPASVIGSGLVVLFFVLAIVWPALLATHDPSHADILSTLQAPSGSHWLGTDAVGRDVYSRIVYGTRPSLLIGLGVMALGLAVAVVLGFASGLGPRWLAQPVNRVLEVLLAFPTLLLGLLFVALLGPSATSLIVAVGISTAPGYARLIRAQTLSVKGSAYVEAARALGHSRRTILVQHIAPNAFRPLVALVALGIGTSIVWASGLSFLGLGVAPPSPEWGLLLSDGRANITVAWWLEIFPGIAIVLVALSFTLIGRHLQDVVEGGRL, from the coding sequence GTGAGCGTCCCCACGACCGAGCTGCTCGCCCGCCCGGTGCGCCGCCGGGGTCGGCCCGCGCGCGTCCCGGCGTCGGTGATCGGCTCCGGCCTGGTCGTGCTGTTCTTCGTGCTGGCGATCGTGTGGCCGGCGCTGCTCGCGACGCACGACCCGAGCCACGCCGACATCCTCAGCACGCTGCAGGCGCCGTCGGGGAGCCATTGGCTCGGCACCGACGCGGTCGGCCGTGACGTGTACAGCCGCATCGTCTACGGCACCCGCCCCTCGCTGCTGATCGGGCTCGGCGTCATGGCTCTCGGCCTCGCCGTCGCGGTCGTGCTCGGCTTCGCGTCGGGGCTCGGTCCGCGATGGCTCGCGCAGCCGGTGAACCGCGTCCTCGAGGTGCTGCTCGCGTTCCCCACCCTGCTGCTCGGACTGCTGTTCGTCGCGCTGCTCGGCCCGTCCGCCACCAGCCTCATCGTGGCGGTCGGCATCAGCACCGCCCCGGGGTACGCCCGGCTCATCCGGGCCCAGACGCTCAGCGTGAAGGGCTCCGCGTATGTCGAGGCGGCCCGCGCGCTCGGGCACTCGCGGCGCACGATCCTCGTCCAGCACATCGCCCCGAACGCCTTCCGGCCGCTCGTCGCGCTCGTCGCCCTCGGCATCGGGACGTCCATCGTGTGGGCCTCGGGCCTGTCGTTCCTCGGTCTCGGCGTCGCGCCGCCGTCGCCGGAGTGGGGCCTGCTGCTCAGCGACGGCCGCGCCAACATCACCGTGGCGTGGTGGCTCGAGATCTTCCCCGGCATCGCCATCGTCCTCGTCGCCCTGTCGTTCACGCTGATCGGCCGGCACCTGCAGGACGTGGTGGAAGGAGGTCGGCTGTGA
- a CDS encoding NtaA/DmoA family FMN-dependent monooxygenase (This protein belongs to a clade of FMN-dependent monooxygenases, within a broader family of flavin-dependent oxidoreductases, the luciferase-like monooxygenase (LMM) family, some of whose members use coenzyme F420 rather than FMN.), giving the protein MPRPPIYNGFLHLTPNHHSHGYWRTDEGRIQLGYKDLDPYIDVVRTLERGRFDSLFIADVVGVYDLEYGDGTGTIRAGSQFPENDPAAIVSALGYVTEHLGLAITSNIIQDHPFSFARKLSSLDHYTHGRVGWNIVTSYLSNGFRNFGHNGITSHDERYEWAQEYLDVTYKLWEHSWEDGAVVADAASGTLFDPDKIHTIDHVGPRYKVQGPHIVEPSPQRTPVLFQAGNSTAGREFAVRNAEVTFLPSVTPEAARKDVRELQEQARAAGRAPGSLKTLVQLSTVIGSTEEEARRKQQHLHDNIDFDGLIGFYSGGSGIDFTSIDPETPLTELRDRVALGDHVRSIFRAIVDADLGRGRELTWREYLLEHALLPGRFAGTPEQIADHVQGWVEAGVDGFNVVPITTLGWWGEWVDHVVPVLQARGLAQTEYAEGTLRQKLFGQGDRLPVTHHGRALGLAPALT; this is encoded by the coding sequence ATGCCCCGTCCGCCGATCTACAACGGCTTTCTCCACCTGACCCCGAACCACCACAGCCACGGCTACTGGCGCACCGACGAGGGGCGCATCCAGCTCGGCTACAAGGACCTCGACCCCTACATCGACGTCGTCAGGACTCTGGAACGCGGCCGGTTCGACTCGCTGTTCATCGCCGACGTCGTCGGCGTCTACGACCTCGAGTACGGCGACGGCACCGGCACGATCCGCGCGGGCTCGCAGTTCCCCGAGAACGACCCGGCGGCCATCGTCTCGGCGCTCGGCTACGTCACCGAGCACCTCGGGCTCGCGATCACCAGCAACATCATCCAGGACCACCCGTTCTCGTTCGCCCGCAAGCTGTCCTCGCTGGACCACTACACGCACGGCCGGGTGGGCTGGAACATCGTGACGTCCTACCTGAGCAACGGCTTCCGCAACTTCGGCCACAACGGCATCACCTCGCACGACGAGCGCTACGAGTGGGCGCAGGAGTACCTCGACGTCACCTACAAGCTCTGGGAGCACTCCTGGGAGGACGGCGCCGTCGTCGCCGACGCCGCCAGCGGGACGCTGTTCGACCCGGACAAGATCCACACCATCGACCACGTCGGGCCCCGGTACAAGGTGCAGGGCCCCCACATCGTCGAGCCGTCGCCGCAGCGGACGCCGGTGCTGTTCCAGGCCGGCAACTCGACGGCGGGCCGCGAGTTCGCGGTGCGCAACGCCGAGGTCACCTTCCTGCCCTCGGTCACCCCGGAGGCCGCCCGCAAGGACGTGCGCGAGCTGCAGGAGCAGGCTCGCGCGGCCGGGCGCGCACCCGGCAGCCTCAAGACGCTCGTGCAGCTGTCCACGGTGATCGGCTCGACCGAGGAGGAGGCGCGTCGCAAGCAGCAGCACCTGCACGACAACATCGACTTCGACGGCCTGATCGGCTTCTACAGCGGCGGTTCGGGCATCGACTTCACCTCGATCGACCCCGAGACGCCCCTCACCGAACTGCGCGACCGCGTTGCGCTCGGCGATCACGTCCGCTCGATCTTCCGGGCCATCGTCGATGCCGACCTCGGCCGTGGCCGCGAGCTCACCTGGCGCGAGTACCTGCTCGAGCACGCGTTGCTGCCGGGTCGGTTCGCCGGCACGCCCGAGCAGATCGCCGACCACGTCCAGGGCTGGGTCGAGGCGGGGGTGGACGGCTTCAACGTCGTCCCCATCACCACGCTCGGCTGGTGGGGCGAGTGGGTCGACCACGTGGTGCCCGTCCTGCAGGCCCGCGGCCTCGCGCAGACCGAGTACGCCGAGGGGACGCTGCGGCAGAAGCTGTTCGGCCAGGGCGACCGGCTGCCGGTGACCCATCACGGCCGCGCCCTCGGCCTCGCGCCCGCCCTGACCTGA